GAGGCGGCTTGCCGCCGTTCTCGACCTGCAGAAAAAACTGACCCTGCGGAAGCATCAGGCTCTTGTCGGGAGTTCCGTGGAGGTCCTGGTCGAAGGGGCCAATCCGAAGGTTGATGGGGAGTGGACGGGGAGGACCCGAACCAACAAGATCGTCCATTTCAGCGGCGCCCGGTCGGCGCCGGGTGAACTTCTGAACGTAATCATTGAAAAGGGGCTTCCGAACTGTTTGATCGGAAGGGCGGTCTCCTGATGAATGGGCAGGCCAAAAGCCGCATGACTGGAAGGGTGAACGCCTGGCTTCCTCCGATCCTTTATGCCGTAATGATCTTTTTGCTCTCGTCGCAAAGTTTTGAGACGGTCCACCTGAAGCATGGAACGGATAAACTGGTTCACCTGTTTTTATATGGCGGCTTCGGCTATCTGTTATTGCGGGCCTTTCATCAGGATGGGCAATGGACCGGCCGGGATGCCTGGGTCATCTTGATCGTTGTCCTCTACGGGATCAGTGATGAATGGCATCAATCTTTTGTTCCGGGCAGGAGTGTAGAGGCGTTGGATGTTTTTGCCGACGCTCTCGGAGGGGTGTCGGCCGTGATCTTCGGGAATGTCGCCGACCGTCTGGGTTGGAAGATCTGGTTCTGATAGAGGGGGGATGCATGGATTCGCAATGGCGGGAACAGCGTAAATATGACCGGGCCCGTATTCAAAAACTCGTTCGTTACCGG
The genomic region above belongs to Deltaproteobacteria bacterium and contains:
- a CDS encoding VanZ family protein; translation: MIFLLSSQSFETVHLKHGTDKLVHLFLYGGFGYLLLRAFHQDGQWTGRDAWVILIVVLYGISDEWHQSFVPGRSVEALDVFADALGGVSAVIFGNVADRLGWKIWF